A genomic segment from Vagococcus zengguangii encodes:
- a CDS encoding crossover junction endodeoxyribonuclease RuvC produces MVKNIVLALDLSLTETGYAICKIEKGNFEVLEFGTIKTSSKDSMGYRLQLIESELIRIMQKWHPDSVVKEKSFSNRNITSTQAIFQVVRIASYAIWKELELVPIDYAATNIKKTLTGNGRASKEHLMEKVKALTNSEPTNFDESDAIAVAYTYYLDKV; encoded by the coding sequence TTGGTTAAAAATATTGTGTTAGCTTTAGATTTATCATTAACAGAAACGGGATATGCTATTTGCAAAATTGAAAAGGGGAATTTTGAGGTGTTAGAGTTTGGAACGATTAAAACTTCTTCAAAAGATAGTATGGGCTATCGGCTTCAATTGATTGAAAGTGAACTGATTAGAATTATGCAAAAATGGCATCCAGATAGTGTAGTGAAAGAAAAATCATTTAGCAATAGGAACATTACATCTACGCAAGCTATATTTCAAGTGGTTAGAATTGCTTCATATGCTATTTGGAAAGAGTTGGAATTGGTACCTATCGATTATGCTGCAACTAATATTAAGAAGACTTTAACAGGTAATGGCAGAGCGAGTAAAGAACACCTGATGGAAAAAGTAAAGGCATTGACGAACTCAGAACCAACCAATTTTGATGAATCGGATGCGATAGCGGTGGCTTATACTTATTACTTAGATAAAGTATAG
- a CDS encoding DUF6557 family protein: protein MNFKTELLGILNDDLLMTIAEDMVGRFNIQESADKRFDKLSRFVNSIQSVSDKVNNHYVVKIMQDFDDEEDEDEEGYWRPFLYHVNEDKLYPIDLIPFTDLFTYQIDGLTDDLDLLSEVLFELTFDGFTIEEQQISIMAFEDSLASLE from the coding sequence ATGAATTTTAAAACAGAATTATTGGGTATATTAAACGATGACTTATTGATGACAATTGCTGAAGATATGGTGGGACGTTTTAATATTCAAGAATCAGCAGATAAACGATTTGATAAATTATCACGGTTTGTCAATAGCATTCAATCAGTTTCCGACAAGGTAAACAATCATTACGTGGTAAAAATTATGCAAGACTTTGATGATGAAGAAGACGAGGATGAAGAGGGATACTGGCGTCCGTTTTTGTACCATGTGAATGAGGATAAACTATATCCAATAGATTTAATCCCTTTTACAGATTTATTTACCTATCAAATTGACGGGTTAACAGATGATTTAGATTTATTATCAGAGGTTTTATTTGAATTGACTTTTGATGGTTTTACAATCGAAGAACAGCAAATAAGCATTATGGCATTTGAGGATTCTTTAGCCTCGCTAGAATAA
- a CDS encoding 6-phospho-beta-glucosidase translates to MGFPTNFLWGGATAANQCEGGYNEGGRGLANVDVVPIGKDRFPIIAGIQKHLAFDDEHFYPAKEAIDMYHRYKEDIALFGEMGFKVYRLSIAWSRIFPNGDESEPNEEGLAFYEDLFKECHKHGIEPLVTITHFDCPMHLITEYGGWRNRKMIGFYENLCRTLFTRYKDLVKYWLTFNEINMILHAPFMGAGIVFEEGEDKEQVIFTAAHHELLASAAATKIAKEINPDNQIGCMLAAGNYYPYTCNPQDYFAAIQKDHENYFFIDVQSRGKYPNYALKELERKGIKLPIEPGDLELLAENTVDFISFSYYSSRTVSTDSELNKQTEGNIFASLANPYLEASEWGWQIDPLGLRSTMNQIYDRYQKPLFIVENGLGAVDTPDENGYVADDDRIDYMREHIKAMKDAIDLDGIELMGYTSWGCIDLVSAGTGEMKKRYGFIYVDRDNEGNGTLKRTPKKSFDWYKQVISTNGEDLGE, encoded by the coding sequence ATGGGATTTCCAACGAATTTTTTATGGGGCGGGGCAACCGCAGCGAATCAATGTGAAGGGGGCTATAATGAAGGTGGACGTGGTCTAGCTAACGTGGATGTGGTGCCAATTGGTAAAGATCGTTTCCCAATCATTGCAGGGATTCAAAAACATTTAGCCTTTGATGATGAACATTTTTACCCAGCTAAAGAGGCCATTGATATGTATCATCGCTATAAAGAAGATATCGCATTATTCGGAGAAATGGGCTTTAAAGTGTATCGCTTGTCGATTGCTTGGAGTCGCATTTTTCCTAACGGTGATGAGAGTGAACCAAACGAAGAAGGACTGGCTTTTTATGAAGATTTATTTAAAGAATGTCATAAACATGGCATTGAGCCATTAGTTACGATTACCCATTTTGATTGCCCGATGCATTTGATTACGGAGTATGGTGGTTGGCGTAACCGTAAGATGATAGGCTTTTATGAAAATCTTTGCCGCACTTTATTTACGCGTTATAAAGATTTGGTTAAGTATTGGTTAACATTCAACGAAATTAATATGATTTTACATGCACCATTTATGGGAGCTGGGATTGTTTTTGAAGAAGGTGAAGATAAAGAGCAAGTTATCTTTACAGCCGCTCATCATGAGTTGTTAGCAAGTGCAGCAGCTACAAAAATTGCCAAAGAAATTAATCCTGACAATCAAATTGGTTGTATGTTAGCAGCAGGTAACTACTATCCATATACTTGTAATCCTCAAGATTATTTTGCAGCGATTCAAAAAGACCATGAGAATTATTTCTTTATCGATGTGCAATCACGTGGTAAATATCCTAACTATGCGTTGAAGGAGTTAGAGCGTAAAGGTATCAAGCTACCCATTGAACCAGGTGATTTAGAGTTGCTAGCTGAAAATACAGTAGACTTTATTTCATTCTCATACTATTCTTCAAGAACTGTTTCGACTGATTCTGAGTTGAATAAACAAACCGAAGGCAATATTTTTGCCTCATTAGCTAACCCTTATTTAGAAGCTTCAGAATGGGGCTGGCAAATTGATCCGCTAGGTTTAAGAAGTACGATGAATCAAATATATGATCGTTATCAAAAACCTTTATTTATTGTTGAAAATGGTTTAGGGGCAGTGGACACGCCTGATGAAAATGGCTATGTAGCAGATGATGATCGTATTGACTACATGCGTGAGCACATTAAAGCCATGAAAGATGCGATTGACTTGGATGGCATTGAATTAATGGGTTACACGTCTTGGGGTTGTATTGATTTAGTATCAGCTGGGACAGGTGAAATGAAAAAACGTTATGGCTTCATTTACGTTGACCGTGATAATGAAGGGAACGGTACATTAAAACGTACACCAAAGAAATCATTTGATTGGTATAAGCAAGTAATCAGTACTAATGGTGAGGACTTAGGTGAATAA
- a CDS encoding flotillin family protein, whose amino-acid sequence MNVIMTLVPVIIILALIAIGLFSCYRTVPNNEVMLVYGGLLGNKNTLTSSSGSKLKMVSGGGSFVIPIVQSTKRMKLENMKLDVSVEDVPTKAAVPVNAEGTVVIKIGNSQEAIMTHAQQFMDKHVEEKIEQSREVLEGHLRAILGTLTVEEIYQERDQFANRVQEQAETDLANMGLTIVSFTIRDINDENGYFEAIAQPRIAAVKKDAQIATAIAEKETRIKRAEAEKEAKEREISNATMIAEATKDKELKIASYIVEQDTAKAKADNAYAIEKAKLDIELKSQQMNIEIQERKKQIELEEQEILRREKQYDSEVKKKADADRYQVEQASEAEKFARVKEAEAQKELVALEAQGQAESIRAIGEAEALAKTQVGQAEANAKEMMAEALRQYGEAAIKLELIDRLPEIVKHASEPIGNISDIRVIEGGSGEGQGASKIAGLSAKNIAASSEILEQVLGINLGNLIQDFAGTRTGVQAKRIADALNSDEKKVENEETSETNDSESNNEEN is encoded by the coding sequence ATGAATGTTATCATGACTTTAGTACCAGTAATTATTATTTTAGCTTTAATTGCAATTGGATTGTTTTCGTGCTACCGAACAGTACCAAATAATGAGGTAATGTTGGTATATGGAGGACTTTTAGGTAACAAAAATACGTTGACTTCTTCATCAGGATCAAAATTGAAAATGGTGAGTGGAGGAGGTTCATTTGTTATTCCTATTGTTCAATCTACGAAACGCATGAAATTAGAAAACATGAAGCTTGATGTGAGTGTCGAAGACGTTCCGACGAAAGCTGCAGTTCCAGTAAATGCCGAAGGAACGGTAGTGATTAAAATTGGGAATAGCCAAGAAGCGATTATGACACACGCCCAACAGTTTATGGATAAACATGTTGAAGAAAAAATTGAGCAATCACGTGAAGTTTTAGAAGGTCACTTACGTGCTATTTTGGGAACACTAACCGTTGAAGAAATCTATCAAGAACGTGATCAGTTTGCCAATCGTGTGCAGGAACAAGCAGAAACGGATTTAGCCAACATGGGATTAACCATCGTTTCCTTTACTATTCGAGACATTAACGATGAAAATGGCTACTTTGAAGCAATCGCTCAACCTAGAATTGCAGCTGTAAAAAAAGATGCACAAATTGCGACAGCTATTGCGGAAAAAGAAACTCGTATCAAACGTGCTGAAGCGGAAAAAGAAGCAAAAGAACGTGAAATTTCAAATGCGACAATGATTGCAGAAGCGACAAAAGATAAAGAGTTGAAAATTGCTTCTTATATCGTAGAGCAAGATACGGCAAAAGCCAAAGCCGATAATGCTTATGCAATTGAAAAAGCAAAACTTGACATTGAACTGAAATCGCAACAAATGAACATTGAAATCCAAGAACGTAAGAAACAGATTGAATTAGAAGAACAAGAAATACTGCGTCGTGAAAAACAATACGATTCTGAAGTTAAGAAAAAAGCAGATGCTGATCGCTATCAAGTCGAACAGGCTTCTGAAGCTGAAAAATTTGCGCGTGTCAAAGAAGCGGAAGCACAAAAGGAATTAGTTGCATTAGAAGCTCAAGGGCAAGCAGAGAGCATTCGTGCAATTGGTGAAGCGGAAGCTTTAGCAAAAACTCAAGTGGGTCAAGCAGAAGCAAATGCTAAGGAAATGATGGCAGAAGCTTTACGTCAATACGGAGAAGCAGCGATTAAACTAGAATTGATTGATCGTTTACCTGAAATTGTGAAACATGCAAGTGAACCAATAGGAAACATCTCTGATATTCGTGTGATTGAAGGTGGAAGTGGTGAGGGCCAAGGTGCTTCTAAAATCGCAGGTCTTTCAGCTAAAAATATTGCCGCAAGTTCTGAAATATTGGAACAAGTACTAGGAATTAATTTAGGAAACTTGATTCAAGATTTCGCTGGCACAAGAACGGGTGTTCAAGCCAAACGAATTGCTGATGCGTTAAATAGTGACGAGAAAAAAGTAGAGAATGAGGAAACATCAGAAACTAATGATTCTGAGTCTAACAATGAAGAGAATTAA
- a CDS encoding ClbS/DfsB family four-helix bundle protein, with amino-acid sequence MTLEQQLEPFVFTEEFLMTKKEAHWRRDENLRDVLIHLYEWHQLFLNWESANGQDQSVPFLPEPYNWKNYSQMNVEFVAKHQVTSLSEANELLATSHQQMMAIIKGYSNEQLFEKQQFSWTGSTTLGSYSISATSSHYDWANKKLKQQLKLLKGK; translated from the coding sequence ATGACGTTAGAACAGCAATTAGAACCATTTGTATTCACAGAAGAATTTTTAATGACTAAAAAAGAGGCTCACTGGCGTCGTGATGAAAATCTACGAGATGTTTTGATTCATTTGTATGAATGGCATCAACTTTTTCTAAATTGGGAGAGTGCTAATGGTCAAGATCAATCGGTTCCGTTTTTACCTGAACCTTATAATTGGAAGAATTATTCACAAATGAATGTTGAATTTGTTGCTAAGCATCAAGTGACTTCCTTATCTGAAGCGAACGAATTGTTAGCAACAAGTCACCAACAGATGATGGCTATCATTAAGGGTTACTCAAATGAACAATTGTTTGAGAAACAACAGTTTAGTTGGACGGGTAGTACAACATTAGGCAGTTATTCGATCTCTGCTACATCCAGTCATTATGATTGGGCAAATAAAAAACTTAAGCAACAACTCAAGTTATTAAAGGGGAAATAA
- a CDS encoding metal-sulfur cluster assembly factor has translation MSEQNWTEAQIEDIKERILAALETVIDPELGIDIVNLGLIYEVEFGTDGNCLVKMTLTTMGCPLADVITEEIHEALKDVEEVKNTEVKLVWYPAWTTDRMSRYARIALGIR, from the coding sequence ATGTCAGAACAAAATTGGACAGAAGCACAGATTGAAGATATTAAAGAGCGTATTTTAGCAGCACTTGAAACAGTAATCGATCCAGAGTTAGGGATTGACATCGTAAACCTTGGTTTAATTTATGAAGTAGAATTTGGGACAGACGGCAATTGTTTAGTGAAGATGACCTTAACCACAATGGGTTGCCCATTAGCCGATGTTATTACTGAAGAAATTCATGAAGCATTGAAAGATGTGGAAGAAGTGAAAAATACAGAAGTGAAGTTAGTCTGGTATCCTGCTTGGACAACGGATCGCATGAGCCGTTATGCGCGTATTGCTTTGGGGATTCGATAG